In one Grus americana isolate bGruAme1 chromosome 1, bGruAme1.mat, whole genome shotgun sequence genomic region, the following are encoded:
- the JOSD1 gene encoding josephin-1, translating into MSCMPWKGDKTKTESPEPPQLPPLHIYHEKQRRELCALHALNNVFQDSNAFTRETLQEIFQRLSPNTMVTPHKKSMLGNGNYDVNVIMAALQTKGYEAVWWDKRRDVNVIALSNVMGFIMNLPSSLCWGPLKLPLKRQHWICVREVGGTYYNLDSKLKVPEWIGGESELRKFLKHQLRGKNCELLLVVPEEVEAHQSWRADM; encoded by the exons ATGAGTTGCATGCCATGGAAAGGTGACAAGACCAAAACGGAATCACCAGAGCCACCCCAGCTACCACCACTGCATATTTACCATGAGAAGCAGCGTAGGGAGCTGTGTGCCCTCCATGCCCTCAACAATGTCTTCCAGGACAGCAACGCCTTCACTAGGGAAACCCTGCAGGAGATTTTTCAGAG GCTGTCTCCCAACACCATGGTGACGCCTCACAAGAAGAGCATGTTGGGAAATGGAAACTATGATGTGAACGTGATCATGGCAGCACTTCAGACCAAAGGCTATGAGGCGGTTTGGTGGGACAAGCGCAG GGATGTTAACGTCATTGCCCTGTCTAATGTGATGGGCTTCATCATGAATCTGCCCTCCAGCCTTTGCTGGGGCCCCTTGAAACTCCCCCTCAAGCGACAGCACTGGATCTGCGTCCGGGAGGTGGGAGGCACCTACTACAACCTCGACTCCAAACTCAAGGTGCCCGAATGGATTGGAGGTGAAAGTGAGCTcag GAAATTTTTGAAACACCAGCTGAGAGGAAAGAACTGTGAACTCCTGCTGGTGGTGCCAGAGGAGGTGGAAGCACATCAGAGCTGGAGAGCTGACATGTGA
- the TOMM22 gene encoding mitochondrial import receptor subunit TOM22 homolog, with amino-acid sequence MAAPASLSPEELLPKGGSGKAEELEDELEEEEDDDELDETLAERLWGLTEMFPESVRSAAGATFDLSLTVAQKMYRFSRAALWIGTTSFMILVLPVVFETEKLQMEQQQQLQQRQILLGPNTGLSGGMPGALPPLSGKI; translated from the exons ATGGCTGCCCCTGCGTCCCTGTCTccggaggagctgctgcccaaGGGCGGCTCGGGCAAGGCCGAGGAGCTGGAGGacgagctggaggaggaggaggacgacgaTGAG CTGGACGAGACGCTGGCGGAGCGGCTGTGGGGGCTGACGGAGATGTTCCCCGAGAGCGTCCGCTCGGCGGCCGGAGCCACTTTCGACCTGTCGCTGACCGTAGCGCAGAAGATGTACAG ATTCTCTAGGGCAGCTCTGTGGATTGGGACCACCTCCTTCATGATTCTGGTTCTTCCTGTTGTCTTTGAAACCGAAAAACTGcagatggagcagcagcagcagctgcagcagcgaCAG ATCCTACTCGGACCCAACACAGGGCTGTCGGGGGGAATGCCAGGGGCCCTGCCTCCGCTCTCtggaaaaatctaa